The following are encoded in a window of Paenibacillus polymyxa genomic DNA:
- the sigK gene encoding RNA polymerase sporulation sigma factor SigK: MPGLFSAIALFIKELTLLVSYVKNNAFPQPLTEKEEARHLKLFAEGNAHSRNTLIEHNLRLVAHIVKKFDNTGEDLEDLISIGTIGLIKAIESFQTGKGTKLATFAARCIENEILMHLRSLKKTRKDVSLHDPIGTDKEGNEITLIDILGTEADDIVDKVQLKIEKSKIYRNLDILDEREKEVVIGRFGLEAGGEERTQREIARELGISRSYVSRIEKRALMKLYHEFYKQKG, from the coding sequence GTGCCCGGACTATTTAGCGCTATCGCTCTGTTCATCAAGGAATTGACGCTACTCGTTTCCTACGTGAAAAACAACGCCTTTCCGCAGCCATTGACTGAGAAAGAGGAAGCTCGACACCTGAAGCTGTTTGCTGAAGGCAACGCACACTCCCGTAACACACTCATTGAACATAACCTACGGCTGGTGGCCCATATTGTGAAAAAATTCGATAACACCGGCGAAGATTTGGAGGATCTTATATCCATCGGTACCATCGGACTGATCAAGGCCATTGAAAGCTTTCAGACTGGGAAAGGCACCAAGCTGGCGACATTTGCAGCCCGTTGTATAGAAAATGAAATTCTTATGCATTTACGATCCCTAAAAAAAACACGCAAAGACGTATCTCTCCACGATCCTATAGGGACTGATAAGGAAGGCAACGAGATTACTTTGATTGATATCCTCGGCACCGAGGCGGATGATATTGTAGATAAAGTACAGCTCAAAATTGAGAAAAGTAAAATCTATCGCAACCTGGATATTTTAGATGAGCGTGAAAAAGAAGTGGTGATCGGCCGCTTCGGCCTGGAAGCCGGAGGAGAAGAACGAACACAGCGGGAAATTGCACGAGAGCTGGGAATTTCGCGCTCGTACGTGTCACGAATCGAAAAGCGCGCGCTGATGAAATTGTACCATGAGTTTTACAAGCAGAAGGGGTAA
- a CDS encoding alpha/beta hydrolase produces MSQASLQPELTFNVRVKKRKKILWSLGIVLLLVMALVFFISYKVVDTLLHHPRDTNVSYGLNIDKTPYEEVEFKSLKNDNTIRGSFFPASGLSGKASNKTIIVVHGYTSNRLVKGRTQKLVEHFVPKGYNVLAFDLSSQGKSDGDLITLGFNEKYDLLGAVSYLKSRDHTGHKIGVIGFSMGAATSLLAASESDDIKAVIADSPFRNAGLFLREGLPFFSGLPAFPFSYTSTWMANWAFKVDLDSISPMDAVKKMQDKPVMLIHGTGDQQISYKNTEIIYESLKDNPKAEVWYPQNTEHIDAINHYPTEYFKRVDRFLDEYVGK; encoded by the coding sequence ATGAGTCAGGCATCATTACAACCCGAGCTGACATTTAACGTTCGTGTGAAAAAACGAAAGAAAATTTTATGGAGCCTAGGGATCGTGCTTTTGCTTGTGATGGCTCTTGTATTTTTTATATCTTATAAAGTAGTAGACACCTTGTTGCACCATCCTAGAGACACTAATGTCAGCTACGGATTGAATATCGATAAAACTCCCTACGAAGAGGTCGAGTTCAAGAGCTTGAAAAATGATAATACGATTAGAGGTTCCTTCTTTCCTGCAAGTGGTCTTTCTGGTAAAGCAAGTAATAAGACAATTATTGTCGTCCATGGATATACGAGCAATCGTTTAGTCAAAGGGCGGACCCAAAAGTTAGTAGAGCATTTCGTTCCGAAAGGCTACAATGTATTGGCATTTGACCTCAGCTCACAAGGTAAATCCGATGGTGATTTGATTACACTGGGCTTCAATGAAAAATACGATTTGCTAGGAGCTGTAAGCTATTTAAAATCCAGAGACCATACGGGTCATAAGATTGGAGTTATCGGCTTTTCAATGGGTGCTGCTACTTCTTTGCTAGCCGCAAGTGAAAGTGATGACATCAAAGCCGTAATTGCGGATAGTCCTTTTCGTAATGCTGGTCTATTTTTGAGAGAGGGTTTGCCCTTCTTTTCAGGTTTACCTGCGTTTCCATTTAGTTATACATCGACTTGGATGGCAAATTGGGCCTTTAAGGTTGATCTTGATTCCATATCTCCTATGGATGCGGTAAAAAAGATGCAAGACAAGCCAGTTATGCTCATTCATGGTACTGGAGATCAGCAAATTAGTTATAAAAATACAGAAATTATTTACGAGTCCTTAAAAGATAACCCAAAAGCAGAAGTATGGTACCCGCAAAATACGGAGCACATCGATGCCATCAACCATTACCCCACTGAGTATTTCAAAAGAGTAGATCGCTTTTTGGATGAGTATGTAGGAAAATAA
- a CDS encoding discoidin domain-containing protein — protein MAKFSQNPDNYTFSVDPVVIAEENVSTNGDSKNTFPKNVLVDNNLYWESSLSGRGGEIIFKLDTGKTINDILLAQPSSRAFILSFSFHGSIDGENWFRLGEVETLPTTAKTTYQFSNEIPFSYYKITVLSSGLSSTTSYYGIRYIQLKTALINGVPAYRASNINPAIAE, from the coding sequence ATGGCAAAATTCAGCCAAAATCCAGACAACTATACTTTTTCTGTAGATCCTGTTGTTATAGCAGAGGAAAATGTTTCAACCAACGGGGATTCTAAAAATACTTTTCCGAAAAATGTTTTAGTCGATAATAATCTCTATTGGGAGAGCAGTTTAAGCGGTAGAGGTGGAGAAATCATCTTCAAATTAGATACAGGCAAGACGATCAATGATATTCTTTTAGCTCAGCCATCTTCTCGAGCTTTTATACTTTCATTTTCTTTTCACGGCTCTATTGACGGAGAAAATTGGTTTAGGTTAGGTGAAGTTGAAACTTTGCCAACCACTGCAAAAACAACTTATCAATTTAGTAATGAGATTCCTTTTTCATATTATAAAATAACTGTACTTTCATCCGGCTTGAGTAGTACAACCTCCTATTATGGTATACGATATATTCAGCTTAAAACCGCACTCATTAATGGCGTTCCTGCCTACAGAGCATCCAATATAAACCCCGCTATTGCGGAATAA